A single genomic interval of Kogia breviceps isolate mKogBre1 chromosome 6, mKogBre1 haplotype 1, whole genome shotgun sequence harbors:
- the LOC131758415 gene encoding LOW QUALITY PROTEIN: translation machinery-associated protein 7-like (The sequence of the model RefSeq protein was modified relative to this genomic sequence to represent the inferred CDS: substituted 2 bases at 2 genomic stop codons), which produces MLGCESGKKKPLKQPKXQAKEMDXEDKEFKQKQKEEQKKLEELKEKAVGKGPLATGGIKKSSKK; this is translated from the coding sequence ATGTTGGGCTGTGAAAGTGGCAAGAAGAAGCCCCTGAAGCAGCCCAAGTAGCAAGCCAAGGAGATGGATTAGGAAGATAAGGAATTCAAGCAAAAACAGAAGGAGGAGCAAAAGAAACTCGAGGAGCTAAAAGAGAAGGCCGTGGGGAAAGGCCCCCTGGCCACAGGTGGAATTAAGAAATCTAGCAAAAAGTAA